The following are from one region of the Mannheimia granulomatis genome:
- the mepM gene encoding murein DD-endopeptidase MepM, with product MQHVILARDRKKHKQHIKITVFLLAVVSLLVGIVLALKEQPSVESKTQRENTLILDEQDIKHEDEVELNVIDLPKSENEVGFISRITDLLTESALVSDGEEQIIDDQTATSYEDELIGPDDEVEESIDTAAKKELEETLPQEAEQAIGDLLEVADQALRIQDQFSYTVARGDKLKDVLEQSGLGPSVAKELIKQYPALAQLQPGQQFYWILDNDGELEYMNWLVSEKQERVYERKANGKFAYQEFEKKGEWKLDVVRGTIQGSFASSLKAVDLSDRQINQLAVGLQSQIATNKLKKGDKFAILVKREYINGKVTDLGNVEGIHVISGNKSYYAIQAENGRYYSKYGETLSGGFARHPLLYAARVTSSFNPKRRHPITGRISPHKGVDYGIPVGTPIIAPSDGVVEHVAYQARGAGRYIRIKHGHITTVYMHLSKPLVKPGQSVKKGERIALSGNTGGSTGPHLHYEFHINGRPVNPITVKLPGSSSGMSSKERQTFLNKSKYVEAKLKM from the coding sequence TTGCAACACGTTATTTTAGCGAGAGATCGTAAAAAACATAAGCAACATATCAAAATAACGGTGTTTTTATTAGCTGTAGTGAGTTTGCTGGTGGGCATTGTTCTGGCATTAAAGGAACAGCCGTCGGTTGAGAGTAAAACCCAGCGCGAAAATACCCTTATTTTGGATGAGCAGGACATAAAGCACGAAGATGAAGTTGAATTAAATGTAATTGATTTACCGAAATCGGAAAATGAAGTGGGTTTTATCAGCCGTATTACCGATTTGCTTACTGAATCTGCATTAGTATCAGACGGTGAAGAACAGATTATAGATGACCAAACAGCGACATCCTATGAAGATGAGTTAATCGGTCCGGATGATGAAGTTGAAGAGAGTATTGATACGGCGGCTAAAAAAGAGCTTGAAGAAACATTGCCACAAGAGGCTGAGCAAGCTATTGGTGATTTGTTGGAAGTTGCTGATCAAGCTTTAAGAATCCAAGACCAATTTAGTTATACTGTTGCCCGTGGTGATAAATTAAAAGATGTACTGGAACAATCCGGTCTTGGGCCGAGTGTTGCTAAAGAGCTGATTAAGCAATATCCTGCATTGGCACAATTACAACCGGGTCAGCAATTTTATTGGATATTGGACAATGATGGCGAATTAGAATACATGAACTGGCTTGTTTCTGAAAAACAAGAGCGGGTTTATGAACGTAAAGCGAACGGAAAATTTGCCTATCAAGAATTTGAGAAGAAAGGTGAATGGAAATTAGATGTCGTTCGTGGCACTATCCAAGGTAGTTTTGCATCCAGCCTAAAGGCAGTTGATTTATCGGATCGTCAAATTAATCAGCTCGCGGTTGGATTACAATCACAAATTGCAACGAATAAACTTAAAAAAGGTGATAAGTTTGCAATTTTAGTTAAGCGAGAATACATTAACGGTAAAGTAACAGACTTAGGTAATGTGGAAGGTATCCATGTTATTAGCGGTAATAAAAGCTACTATGCAATTCAAGCAGAGAATGGGCGCTACTATAGTAAATATGGCGAAACGTTAAGTGGTGGTTTTGCTCGCCATCCATTGTTGTATGCCGCTCGGGTGACTTCTTCGTTTAATCCTAAACGTAGGCACCCAATTACAGGTCGTATTAGCCCTCATAAAGGAGTAGATTACGGTATTCCGGTTGGAACACCGATTATCGCACCAAGTGATGGAGTGGTTGAGCATGTTGCCTACCAAGCTAGAGGAGCCGGGCGTTATATTCGAATAAAGCACGGGCACATTACAACAGTATATATGCACCTTAGTAAACCGTTAGTGAAGCCGGGGCAAAGTGTGAAAAAAGGTGAACGTATTGCCTTATCCGGCAATACCGGTGGTTCGACCGGACCTCATTTACACTATGAGTTTCATATTAACGGAAGACCGGTAAATCCAATTACAGTAAAATTGCCTGGCTCTAGTTCGGGTATGAGTAGTAAAGAACGCCAAACATTCTTAAACAAATCTAAGTATGTAGAGGCAAAATTAAAAATGTAA
- the infB gene encoding translation initiation factor IF-2, which translates to MTEEKKTLSLGGARKASKVNATTTSGKVKAVEVKEKKPKIDAKALQEKAEREALAAKAREEKEAAEKLAKEKAEAEAKEKAMQEETAKKTAESTASKAQTVLVMPNTKAKEDKPKATVQSQPKQEKALDPEKEAKRKEEAELRRKQEELARQKAEMEAKRAAENARRLAEIEREETSESTNEDFDDDRFTSSYAREADRDNDRRSENRGRNNKAGVAKAKKGGREDDKNERNADRRNQKEVKGKGKHGKKGAALQQAFTKPAQVVKADVVIGETITVAELANKMAVKATEIIKMMMKMGEMVTINQVIDQETAQLVAEELGHKVILRKENELEEAVLEDRDTDAEKVTRAPVVTIMGHVDHGKTSLLDYIRKAKVAAGEAGGITQHIGAYHVETDDGKMITFLDTPGHAAFTSMRARGAKATDIVVLVVAADDGVMPQTIEAIQHAKAAGAPLVVAVNKIDKPEANPDLVEQELLQHDVISEKFGGDVQFVPVSAKKGMGIDDLLEAIILQSEVLELTAVKDGMASGVVIESYLDKGRGPVATILVQSGTLNKGDIVLCGFEYGRVRAMRDENGKDIESAGPSIPVEVLGLSGVPAAGDEATVVRDEKKAREVALYRQGKFREVKLARQQKAKLENMFSNMTAGDVAELNIIVKADVQGSVEAISQSLMELSTSEVKVKIVGSGVGGITETDATLAAASNAIMVGFNVRADASARRIIETESIDLRYYSIIYELLNDVKAAMSGMLQPEFKQEIIGLAEVRDVFRHPKFGAIAGCMVTEGVVKRNNPIRVLRDNVVIFEGELESLRRFKDDVSEVRNGMECGIGVKNYNDVKVGDQIEVFEIVEIKRSI; encoded by the coding sequence ATGACTGAAGAGAAAAAAACACTTTCGCTTGGTGGTGCTCGTAAAGCGAGCAAAGTTAATGCTACGACAACCAGCGGTAAAGTAAAAGCGGTTGAAGTAAAAGAGAAAAAACCGAAAATTGATGCTAAAGCGTTACAGGAAAAAGCAGAAAGAGAAGCTCTTGCAGCAAAAGCAAGAGAGGAAAAAGAAGCAGCAGAGAAATTAGCCAAAGAAAAAGCTGAAGCAGAAGCTAAAGAAAAAGCGATGCAAGAAGAAACTGCAAAAAAAACAGCAGAATCGACCGCTAGTAAAGCCCAAACTGTACTGGTAATGCCAAATACTAAGGCAAAAGAAGATAAGCCGAAAGCGACAGTTCAATCTCAGCCAAAACAAGAAAAAGCACTCGATCCTGAAAAAGAGGCGAAGCGTAAAGAAGAAGCTGAATTACGCCGTAAACAAGAAGAGCTGGCTCGTCAAAAAGCAGAAATGGAAGCAAAACGTGCAGCAGAAAATGCCCGTCGTTTAGCTGAAATCGAACGTGAAGAGACCAGTGAAAGTACGAATGAAGATTTTGATGATGATCGTTTTACTTCTTCTTATGCTCGTGAAGCAGATAGAGATAATGATCGTCGCAGCGAAAATCGTGGGCGTAACAATAAAGCTGGTGTAGCTAAGGCGAAAAAGGGCGGTCGTGAAGATGATAAAAACGAGCGTAATGCTGATCGCCGCAATCAAAAAGAAGTTAAAGGCAAAGGTAAGCATGGCAAAAAAGGTGCTGCATTACAACAAGCCTTTACCAAACCTGCACAAGTTGTAAAGGCTGATGTAGTAATTGGTGAAACCATTACGGTTGCCGAGCTCGCTAACAAAATGGCGGTAAAAGCAACTGAAATTATCAAGATGATGATGAAAATGGGTGAAATGGTAACGATTAACCAAGTTATCGACCAAGAAACAGCACAATTAGTGGCAGAAGAATTAGGCCACAAAGTTATTTTGCGTAAAGAAAATGAATTAGAAGAAGCGGTATTGGAAGACCGTGATACTGATGCGGAAAAAGTAACCCGAGCTCCGGTTGTTACTATTATGGGTCACGTTGACCATGGTAAAACCTCGTTACTCGACTATATTCGTAAAGCGAAAGTGGCAGCAGGCGAAGCAGGTGGTATTACTCAGCACATTGGTGCATACCATGTAGAAACCGATGATGGTAAGATGATCACCTTCCTAGATACCCCGGGACACGCAGCCTTTACTTCTATGCGTGCGCGTGGTGCGAAAGCGACTGACATCGTCGTTCTTGTGGTTGCAGCGGATGATGGTGTGATGCCACAAACTATTGAAGCGATCCAGCACGCAAAAGCGGCAGGTGCACCATTAGTTGTTGCGGTAAACAAAATTGATAAACCGGAAGCTAACCCAGATCTTGTAGAACAAGAATTGTTACAACACGATGTTATCTCTGAGAAATTCGGTGGTGATGTACAATTCGTACCGGTTTCAGCGAAAAAAGGGATGGGTATTGATGACTTGTTAGAAGCGATTATCTTGCAATCAGAAGTGCTTGAATTGACTGCAGTGAAAGATGGTATGGCAAGCGGTGTGGTAATTGAATCATACCTAGATAAAGGTCGTGGTCCGGTGGCGACTATTCTTGTTCAATCTGGTACACTGAACAAAGGCGATATCGTACTTTGTGGCTTTGAATACGGTCGTGTGCGTGCAATGCGTGATGAAAACGGTAAAGATATTGAATCCGCAGGCCCGTCGATTCCCGTGGAAGTGTTAGGTCTTTCGGGCGTACCGGCAGCAGGTGATGAGGCAACAGTTGTGCGCGATGAGAAAAAAGCGCGTGAGGTAGCACTTTACCGTCAAGGCAAATTCCGCGAGGTGAAACTTGCTCGTCAGCAAAAAGCGAAATTAGAAAATATGTTCAGCAACATGACTGCGGGTGATGTAGCAGAGTTGAACATTATTGTGAAAGCAGACGTACAGGGTTCTGTTGAAGCTATCAGTCAATCATTAATGGAACTTTCAACATCTGAAGTGAAAGTAAAAATTGTGGGTTCCGGCGTAGGTGGTATTACTGAAACCGATGCGACTTTAGCTGCAGCCTCTAATGCTATTATGGTTGGTTTCAATGTGCGTGCAGATGCATCGGCTCGTCGTATTATTGAAACAGAAAGCATTGATTTACGTTACTATTCTATCATTTATGAATTGTTGAATGATGTGAAAGCAGCAATGAGTGGTATGCTACAACCTGAATTTAAACAAGAAATTATTGGCTTGGCAGAAGTGCGCGATGTATTCCGTCATCCGAAATTTGGTGCAATCGCAGGCTGTATGGTAACAGAAGGTGTGGTGAAACGTAACAACCCAATCCGTGTATTGCGTGATAATGTGGTTATCTTTGAAGGTGAGTTGGAATCACTTCGCCGCTTCAAAGACGACGTATCTGAAGTACGCAACGGTATGGAATGTGGTATCGGCGTTAAGAACTATAATGATGTAAAAGTTGGTGACCAAATCGAGGTGTTTGAAATCGTTGAGATTAAACGCTCAATCTAA
- a CDS encoding transglycosylase SLT domain-containing protein: MWKKTVLALLLASSYGWAVEAAGRESVRTYNEKELAQLKTDWLAVYQKEIEHAKQLRLKQRANFQQLNYLIENAVLQKNLSASGEQIILRLLATLSGYPLEMEANWMLLNAKIMLKQAKESDIHAFMHKYPNSVYQKTLQQLRFELLYQQQNFEELVEYAKSVKPISLADQCRLLSARYELAASKAEINPEVSKVTEKNTKNTDLLALANEFEQLWFATPKLTSDCANLESYWQDQGFKTDEKVRLKAIELIKQGANAEIANLAANSTDENLKAWLTEVSAIANNPQDLQKFIENQPLEVAARAENKAVILQLFPKYIKTLSEKLENPTFEAYQAWAEKYQLTEAEIKEWKTAFISRLFDNVEPTFQLWRDEQIKTLNVDSLTERRLRMAIWQHSDLNEWLSVLSNDGQSKAEWRYWLAKTEKNEVKRKSIFEKLAQERGFYPMLAAQQLGIAYQFPIIDTPNLTSAELDLYQSEFERIRELRQLERFEQARNIWTYFIKSLSTQSQQLSVIKYASAQNWYDLAVEGTIQIKAFENIDLRLPNAYSDWYDLALADKKISKTFAQAIARQESAWNFQARSHANARGLMQMLPATAEKTAKDNGLPFKGGGDLFRPFNNIMLGTTHLSELNEKYPNNRILIAAAYNAGGGRVEQWLKRANGKLAMDEFIATIPFYETRGYVQNVLAYDYYYQMLYTSDSSTKNGLKMFYKEELEQKY, from the coding sequence ATGTGGAAAAAAACAGTGCTAGCATTATTGCTGGCAAGTAGTTATGGATGGGCAGTAGAAGCAGCAGGTAGAGAGTCTGTTAGAACGTATAATGAAAAAGAGTTAGCACAATTAAAAACAGATTGGCTGGCAGTTTATCAAAAAGAAATAGAACATGCGAAGCAGTTACGCCTTAAACAGAGAGCAAATTTTCAACAACTTAATTATTTAATTGAGAATGCTGTACTGCAAAAGAATTTATCTGCTTCTGGTGAGCAAATTATTCTGCGATTATTGGCAACATTATCCGGCTATCCATTGGAAATGGAGGCAAATTGGATGTTGTTGAATGCTAAAATAATGTTAAAACAGGCAAAAGAGAGTGATATTCATGCATTTATGCATAAATATCCTAATTCGGTCTATCAAAAAACATTACAGCAACTTAGATTTGAGCTGCTGTATCAGCAACAAAACTTTGAGGAGCTGGTGGAATATGCTAAGAGTGTCAAGCCTATCAGTCTAGCCGACCAGTGTCGTTTACTGTCAGCTCGTTATGAGCTTGCAGCCAGCAAAGCGGAAATAAATCCTGAAGTGAGCAAAGTAACTGAGAAAAATACAAAAAATACCGATCTGCTCGCTTTAGCAAATGAATTTGAACAGCTTTGGTTTGCAACGCCTAAATTAACTTCTGATTGTGCTAATTTAGAAAGCTATTGGCAAGATCAGGGCTTTAAAACAGATGAAAAAGTACGTTTGAAAGCAATTGAATTAATCAAACAAGGTGCGAATGCTGAAATTGCGAATTTAGCAGCGAATAGCACGGATGAAAATTTAAAAGCGTGGTTAACCGAGGTTTCAGCTATTGCCAATAATCCTCAAGATTTGCAAAAATTTATTGAAAATCAACCGCTTGAGGTTGCCGCTCGTGCAGAAAATAAAGCGGTAATTTTGCAGCTATTCCCTAAATATATAAAAACGCTCTCTGAAAAGTTAGAAAATCCAACATTTGAAGCATATCAGGCATGGGCAGAAAAATATCAGCTTACAGAAGCAGAAATCAAAGAATGGAAAACCGCGTTTATTAGCCGATTATTTGATAACGTAGAGCCGACTTTTCAATTATGGAGAGATGAACAAATCAAAACCTTAAATGTTGATAGTTTAACCGAACGTCGCTTGCGGATGGCGATTTGGCAACACTCTGATTTAAATGAGTGGTTATCTGTGCTTTCAAATGACGGTCAATCAAAAGCTGAGTGGCGTTATTGGTTGGCAAAAACGGAGAAAAATGAAGTTAAACGTAAGTCAATATTTGAAAAGTTAGCCCAAGAACGTGGTTTTTACCCTATGCTTGCGGCTCAGCAGCTAGGGATTGCCTATCAATTTCCTATTATAGATACGCCGAATTTGACTTCAGCAGAGCTTGATTTATATCAATCGGAATTTGAGAGGATAAGAGAATTACGCCAATTAGAGCGCTTTGAGCAGGCAAGAAATATTTGGACTTACTTCATTAAAAGCCTTTCAACTCAGTCACAACAGTTGTCGGTAATTAAATATGCTTCAGCCCAAAATTGGTATGATTTGGCGGTAGAAGGGACCATTCAAATAAAGGCATTCGAGAATATTGATTTAAGATTACCTAATGCGTATTCAGATTGGTATGATTTGGCATTAGCAGATAAAAAAATCAGCAAAACCTTTGCCCAAGCAATCGCCCGTCAGGAAAGTGCTTGGAATTTTCAGGCAAGATCGCATGCTAATGCAAGAGGTCTAATGCAAATGTTGCCGGCTACGGCAGAAAAAACGGCAAAAGACAACGGTTTGCCGTTTAAAGGTGGTGGTGATTTATTTAGGCCGTTTAACAATATAATGCTAGGGACCACCCATTTATCTGAATTAAATGAAAAATATCCCAATAATCGTATTTTAATTGCAGCAGCCTATAATGCGGGGGGAGGAAGAGTCGAACAATGGTTAAAACGTGCTAATGGTAAATTAGCCATGGATGAATTTATTGCGACTATACCTTTTTATGAAACCCGTGGTTATGTGCAAAACGTGTTAGCCTATGACTACTATTATCAAATGCTCTATACTTCAGATTCCTCTACTAAAAATGGCTTAAAAATGTTCTATAAAGAGGAGTTAGAGCAAAAATATTAA
- the rimP gene encoding ribosome maturation factor RimP, with protein MATLEQKLEDLVLDSIEALGFELVGIECQRVGRFLTVRLYIDKEGGVTIDDCSDVSRQVSAIFDVEDPIADKYNLEVSSPGLDRPLFTTAHYERFIGRDVVIHLRIPMFDRRKWQGKIKEVDGDLITLTVENEDRQFAFGNIQKANLVPVFNF; from the coding sequence TTGGCAACATTAGAGCAAAAATTAGAAGATTTAGTGTTAGATTCAATCGAAGCATTAGGTTTTGAGTTAGTTGGCATTGAATGCCAACGAGTAGGGCGTTTTTTAACAGTTCGCCTGTATATTGATAAAGAAGGTGGCGTAACGATTGATGATTGTAGTGATGTGAGCCGTCAAGTAAGTGCGATTTTTGATGTTGAAGATCCTATTGCAGATAAATATAACCTAGAGGTTTCTTCACCAGGGCTAGACCGTCCATTATTTACGACAGCCCATTATGAACGTTTTATCGGACGTGATGTGGTGATTCATTTGCGAATTCCGATGTTCGATCGCCGTAAATGGCAAGGCAAGATTAAAGAAGTCGATGGTGATTTAATTACTTTAACTGTAGAAAATGAAGATCGCCAATTCGCATTTGGTAACATTCAAAAAGCGAATTTAGTCCCCGTTTTTAATTTTTAA
- the dsbC gene encoding bifunctional protein-disulfide isomerase/oxidoreductase DsbC — protein sequence MKKNFTMLGLACLSTAVLASDANLKKQLEKMGATEVNISDSPLSGFKMATSNEGVVYISEDGRYVIQGKIFELKNGKAVDITNQALLAELNSYHNEMIVYPAKNEKHVITVFMDITCHYCHLLHERIKEYNDLGITIRYLAFPRGGMNTQTAKQMEAIWTSSDKINALNEAEKGNLPTQLKTPNIVKKHYQLGVKFGVTGTPNMLTSNGELIAGYVEPKELAKMLAE from the coding sequence ATGAAGAAAAATTTTACCATGCTAGGATTAGCTTGTTTATCGACAGCGGTATTAGCATCAGATGCAAATTTAAAAAAACAACTTGAAAAAATGGGAGCAACAGAGGTTAATATTTCAGATTCCCCTTTATCTGGATTTAAAATGGCTACATCTAATGAAGGCGTGGTTTATATTAGTGAAGATGGACGTTATGTAATCCAAGGTAAAATTTTTGAGTTAAAAAACGGTAAAGCAGTAGATATTACAAACCAAGCGTTATTAGCGGAATTGAACTCTTACCATAATGAAATGATTGTTTATCCGGCTAAAAACGAAAAACATGTGATTACTGTGTTTATGGATATTACTTGCCATTACTGTCATTTGTTACATGAACGGATCAAAGAATATAACGATTTGGGGATCACTATTCGTTATTTAGCTTTCCCTCGTGGTGGTATGAATACACAAACAGCAAAACAGATGGAAGCGATTTGGACCTCTTCTGATAAAATTAATGCACTCAATGAGGCTGAAAAAGGCAATTTACCAACACAGCTTAAAACACCGAATATTGTGAAAAAACACTACCAACTCGGCGTTAAATTTGGCGTAACAGGCACGCCGAATATGCTAACCTCTAATGGTGAGCTGATTGCAGGTTATGTAGAACCAAAAGAATTGGCAAAAATGCTTGCAGAATAA
- the znuC gene encoding zinc ABC transporter ATP-binding protein ZnuC, producing the protein MKINQLTQTQKLNPFSPIKPIRPLVSLEKIDVSFNDQKALQNINLSIYPNSITTIVGPNGGGKSTLLKVLLKLITPNKGKVFHQKDLKIGYVPQKLHLDPSMPITVAHFLALKPNTDKKMIEEALSLFSITHLAQNSMQKLSGGELQRVLLARAVLNRPQLLVLDEPMQGVDITGQTELYQLLNKTRALLNCAILMVSHDLNIVMANTDEVLCVNKHICCAGTPEVITNDPSFIHFFGDQFARNVAFYSHNHNHHHNLHGDICPEQCNCKHTPQ; encoded by the coding sequence ATGAAAATTAATCAACTGACACAAACGCAAAAACTTAATCCGTTTTCACCTATTAAGCCTATTAGACCATTAGTTTCTCTTGAAAAGATTGATGTTTCTTTCAATGATCAAAAAGCGTTACAAAATATTAATCTTTCGATCTATCCTAATTCTATTACTACTATTGTCGGACCTAACGGTGGAGGCAAATCAACACTATTGAAAGTGTTGCTAAAATTAATCACCCCAAATAAAGGAAAAGTCTTTCACCAAAAAGACTTAAAAATTGGCTATGTCCCGCAAAAACTGCATCTAGACCCTTCTATGCCAATTACAGTAGCTCATTTCTTAGCACTGAAACCCAATACGGATAAAAAAATGATTGAAGAAGCATTATCGTTATTTTCAATCACACATCTAGCCCAAAACAGTATGCAAAAATTATCGGGTGGGGAGCTTCAACGTGTACTACTTGCTAGAGCTGTGTTAAACCGGCCGCAATTGCTCGTTTTAGATGAGCCAATGCAAGGGGTGGATATTACAGGTCAAACCGAACTCTATCAACTATTAAATAAAACACGCGCTTTACTTAATTGTGCTATTTTAATGGTATCACACGATCTCAATATCGTGATGGCAAATACTGATGAAGTGCTTTGTGTCAACAAACATATCTGTTGTGCCGGCACACCTGAAGTGATTACAAATGACCCAAGTTTCATCCATTTCTTTGGTGATCAATTTGCTCGAAATGTTGCATTTTATTCACATAATCATAATCACCATCACAATTTGCACGGTGATATCTGCCCGGAGCAGTGCAACTGTAAACACACGCCTCAGTGA
- the nusA gene encoding transcription termination factor NusA, which yields MSKEILLAAEAVSNEKQLPKEAIFEALETALTIATKKSRDLDIDVRVVVDRKTGDFQTFRRWTVVENVNNMTREISLEAAQFEDPNVQLGDFIEDEVESIEFGRVAIQTFGQVIKTKIREAEKTKIIDEFRADLGKIIIATVKKVTRDNIFLELVGKSEDIKGEAVIVREDMIPRENFRPGDRVRGVLYEIKPESKGPQLFVTRAKPAMLEELFKLEVPEIGEEVIEIKGAARDAGSRAKIAVKTHDKRIDPVGACVGMRGARVQAISSELGGERVDIVLWDDNPAQFVINAMAPADVSSIVINDEAHSMDIAVESKNLAQAIGRNGQNVRLATQLTGWALNVMTVEELTKKNEEEDGKVINLLTSALEIDEEFAQVLIEEGFTSLEAVAYVPVSTLTAIDGLEDEDLVEELQSRAKNAITKKALAEEQALKSAQIEERLLALDGMERHIAFKLAEKQITTLEELAEQGVDDLADIEELSAEKAGELIMAARQICWFN from the coding sequence ATGAGTAAAGAGATTTTATTAGCTGCAGAAGCAGTATCAAACGAGAAACAATTACCAAAAGAAGCCATTTTTGAAGCTTTAGAAACGGCATTAACGATTGCAACTAAAAAAAGTCGCGATTTAGATATTGATGTTCGCGTTGTTGTTGACCGTAAAACCGGTGATTTCCAAACATTCCGTCGTTGGACTGTTGTTGAGAATGTCAATAATATGACTCGTGAGATTAGTTTAGAGGCCGCACAGTTTGAAGATCCGAATGTACAATTAGGTGATTTCATTGAAGATGAAGTTGAATCTATCGAATTTGGTCGAGTGGCTATTCAAACCTTTGGTCAAGTGATTAAAACAAAAATCCGTGAAGCGGAGAAAACTAAAATCATTGATGAGTTCCGTGCTGATTTAGGTAAGATTATTATTGCAACTGTTAAAAAAGTGACTCGTGATAATATTTTCCTTGAGTTAGTAGGAAAATCAGAAGATATCAAAGGCGAGGCGGTAATTGTACGTGAAGATATGATTCCACGTGAGAATTTCCGTCCGGGCGACCGTGTGCGTGGGGTATTATATGAGATCAAACCTGAATCAAAAGGCCCTCAATTATTTGTTACCCGAGCAAAACCGGCGATGCTTGAAGAATTATTTAAGTTAGAAGTGCCGGAAATTGGTGAAGAGGTAATCGAAATCAAAGGCGCAGCCCGTGATGCAGGTTCTCGTGCCAAAATTGCAGTAAAAACTCATGATAAACGTATCGACCCGGTCGGTGCTTGCGTTGGTATGCGTGGTGCACGTGTACAGGCTATCAGCAGCGAATTAGGTGGTGAACGCGTAGATATCGTGCTTTGGGATGATAATCCGGCACAGTTTGTTATTAATGCTATGGCGCCGGCAGATGTGAGCTCTATTGTAATCAATGATGAAGCTCACTCTATGGATATTGCCGTTGAATCTAAAAATTTAGCGCAAGCTATCGGTCGTAACGGACAAAATGTGCGTTTAGCTACACAATTAACCGGTTGGGCGTTAAATGTGATGACGGTTGAAGAGTTAACCAAGAAAAATGAAGAGGAAGATGGCAAGGTCATCAATTTATTAACCTCTGCATTAGAAATTGATGAAGAATTTGCTCAAGTATTGATTGAAGAAGGCTTTACTTCGTTAGAAGCTGTTGCTTATGTACCGGTAAGTACATTAACTGCAATCGATGGCTTAGAAGATGAAGACTTAGTTGAAGAGTTACAATCACGTGCTAAAAATGCGATTACGAAGAAAGCATTAGCAGAAGAACAAGCTTTAAAATCAGCTCAAATTGAAGAGAGGCTGTTAGCTCTGGATGGAATGGAGCGCCATATTGCATTTAAATTAGCCGAAAAACAAATTACAACCCTTGAAGAGCTTGCTGAACAAGGCGTAGATGATTTAGCAGATATTGAAGAGTTATCGGCAGAGAAAGCAGGTGAGCTCATTATGGCTGCCCGTCAAATTTGTTGGTTTAACTAA